A single window of Drosophila sulfurigaster albostrigata strain 15112-1811.04 unplaced genomic scaffold, ASM2355843v2 scaffold_47_pilon, whole genome shotgun sequence DNA harbors:
- the LOC133850019 gene encoding protein PFC0760c-like, whose amino-acid sequence MRRGQLLDADDEQEEDDDDDDFDANVVADELNEVHIDDVNNVNDESVSLAVRKVKSECNNSNNDNNEDDGDDEDNNDDDDNDEDDDDNNNDDDSDINDDEEDNNDEHEDDEENDDEVDDVENGDKNIDNNDDDNNDDDDNNNEDDDEDNDDEYDENNDDEYDDDEENDDEVDDVENIDDRALSAINSLKSLITMKPVLKIFNPKHETELHTDASIDGFVAVLLQKSPDDGSIHPVYYMSKNFRC is encoded by the exons ATGCGAAGGGGACAACTGCTTGATGCCGATGATgaacaagaagaagatgacgacgatgatgatttTGACGCTAACGTTGTAGCTGATGAATTAAACGAAGTGCACATAGACGATGTGAACAACGTTAACGACGAAAGTGTGAGTCTGGCAG TTCGCAAAGTCAAGAGTGAGTGTAATAACTCCAATAACGATAACAATGAGGACGATGGGGATGATGAAGATAataatgacgatgacgacaacgatgaAGATGACGACGATAATAACAATGACGATGATAGTGATATA aACGATGACGAAGAAGATAACAATGATGAACACGAGGACGATGAAGAAAATGATGATGAAGTCGATGACGTCGAAAATGGCGATAAAAATATTGACAATAACGATGACGACAataacgatgacgatgacaataataatgaagaCGATGATGAAGATAATGATGACGAATATGATgaaaataatgatgatgagtacgatgacgatgaagaaAATGATGATGAAGTCGATGACGTCGAAAATATTGACGATAGGGCGCTGAGTGCGATTAACAGTTTGAAATCGCTAATTACAATGAAGCCTgtcttaaaaatattcaaccCAAAACACGAAACCGAATTGCACACGGACGCATCGATTGATGGATTTGTTGCTGTCCTGCTCCAGAAATCACCTGATGATGGAAGTATACACCCAGTATACTACATGAGCAAAAACTTCAGATGCTGA